One genomic window of Actinoplanes lobatus includes the following:
- the thrB gene encoding homoserine kinase, which produces MGLSFVTEPVSVSTPATSANLGPGFDALGLALTLYDDLTARVTGDSYTVTVYGEGAGELPTGPDHLVVRAMLATFDEAGERPPGVAVECVNRIPQARGMGSSSAAIVGGVQLARGLIRGGLELIDDAAALRIAARLEGHPDNVAPCLLGGFTVAWTEPDGARAVSLTPAAGVRPTVFIPSELGYTASARAALPPEVPHHDAAFNAGRAALLTHALTMDPSLLFPATEDRLHQDYRAPGMPGSASLVAALRAAGVAAVVSGAGPTVLALTEVPADFVPGAHWHSEVLGVDDAGARVKGGMVEHAERGPVAAGRTS; this is translated from the coding sequence ATGGGTTTGTCCTTCGTCACCGAACCGGTCTCCGTCAGCACGCCGGCGACCAGCGCCAACCTCGGCCCCGGCTTCGACGCCCTGGGCCTGGCGCTGACGCTGTACGACGACCTGACCGCCCGGGTGACCGGCGACTCCTACACGGTCACGGTGTACGGCGAGGGCGCGGGCGAGTTGCCGACCGGCCCCGACCACCTGGTGGTGCGGGCCATGCTGGCGACCTTCGACGAGGCCGGCGAGCGGCCGCCGGGCGTCGCCGTCGAGTGCGTCAACCGGATCCCGCAGGCCCGTGGCATGGGCAGCTCCTCGGCGGCCATCGTGGGCGGCGTGCAGCTGGCCCGCGGCCTGATCAGAGGCGGTCTCGAGCTGATCGACGACGCGGCCGCGCTGCGGATCGCGGCCCGGCTCGAGGGCCACCCGGACAACGTGGCGCCCTGCCTGCTCGGCGGCTTCACCGTCGCGTGGACCGAGCCGGACGGCGCCCGTGCCGTCTCGCTGACCCCGGCCGCCGGTGTGCGCCCCACCGTTTTCATCCCCTCCGAGCTGGGGTACACGGCGTCCGCGCGCGCCGCGCTGCCGCCGGAGGTCCCGCACCACGACGCGGCGTTCAACGCGGGGCGGGCCGCCCTGCTGACGCACGCGCTCACCATGGATCCGTCCCTGCTGTTCCCGGCCACCGAGGACCGGCTGCATCAGGACTACCGCGCTCCGGGGATGCCGGGATCGGCGTCCCTGGTGGCGGCCCTCCGGGCGGCCGGGGTGGCCGCCGTGGTCAGCGGAGCGGGCCCGACCGTGCTCGCGTTGACCGAGGTCCCGGCCGATTTCGTGCCGGGTGCGCACTGGCACAGCGAAGTGCTGGGCGTGGATGACGCCGGTGCTCGTGTGAAAGGGGGTATGGTGGAACACGCCGAGCGGGGTCCTGTTGCCGCAGGTCGCACGAGTTGA
- a CDS encoding phosphatase domain-containing protein, with amino-acid sequence MTRLLITRGLPASGKTTFAHKLQPGVVRVNRDDLRRMLHGGRLYTQVAEGQVTHAQRAAVEALLRARASVIVDDTNLRAKTVREWAEMAARFEASFEVHDFTDVPVDECVRRDAERPEGDRVGEDAIRRLHDRYLAGKNLPLPVPFVERGGPGVVYRPDPELPEAVLVDIDGTVALMNGRSPYDWRRVGEDEPNPAVIAAVRAMHAAGHAIVFCSGRDAVCRPETEAWLDLYVGVPYEALFMRAEGDSRKDSIVKREIFDREVRERWRIVGVFDDRQQVVRMWRQLGLTVFQVAEGDF; translated from the coding sequence ATGACACGACTTCTGATCACGCGCGGCCTGCCGGCCTCCGGCAAGACGACGTTCGCGCACAAGCTCCAGCCCGGCGTGGTCCGGGTGAACCGCGACGACCTGCGCCGCATGCTGCACGGCGGCCGGCTCTACACGCAGGTGGCCGAGGGCCAGGTCACGCACGCCCAGCGGGCCGCCGTGGAGGCACTGCTGCGGGCCCGGGCCAGCGTGATCGTCGACGACACGAACCTGCGTGCCAAGACGGTCCGCGAGTGGGCCGAGATGGCGGCGCGGTTCGAGGCGTCGTTCGAGGTGCACGACTTCACCGACGTGCCGGTCGACGAGTGCGTGCGGCGTGACGCCGAGCGCCCCGAGGGCGACCGGGTCGGCGAGGACGCGATCCGCCGCCTGCACGACCGCTATCTGGCCGGGAAGAACCTGCCGCTGCCGGTCCCGTTCGTCGAGCGGGGCGGGCCGGGTGTGGTCTACCGGCCCGATCCGGAGCTGCCCGAGGCGGTGCTGGTCGACATCGACGGGACAGTGGCGCTGATGAACGGCCGCAGCCCGTACGACTGGCGCCGGGTCGGCGAGGACGAGCCCAACCCGGCGGTGATCGCCGCGGTCCGGGCGATGCACGCCGCGGGGCACGCGATCGTCTTCTGCTCCGGGCGGGACGCGGTGTGCCGCCCGGAGACCGAGGCCTGGCTGGACCTGTACGTCGGGGTCCCGTACGAGGCGTTGTTCATGCGTGCCGAGGGCGACAGCCGGAAGGACTCGATCGTCAAGCGGGAGATCTTCGACCGTGAGGTCAGGGAGCGCTGGCGGATCGTCGGAGTGTTCGACGACCGTCAACAGGTGGTACGCATGTGGCGGCAGCTCGGCCTGACCGTGTTCCAGGTGGCGGAGGGAGATTTCTAG
- the rho gene encoding transcription termination factor Rho, giving the protein MSDTTDVTSGVSDVADGAGTTATATKRRRGGTGLSAMLLPELQSLAASLGISGTARMRKGELIAAITERQSGGSPAAEPAPRPRTNSAEAAAAPAQPAPAQAAPVEAPKTAAAPAESAPAERPARSRRERASREPRETAPREPEAAAVEAAPAPAEAPAPAVETTERPERGDRPERGERSRDRQRGQRDGQRDNQQREDRGNDRGQRAESRGDQGRGDQGRGDQGRGDQGHDDDSDDEGGRRSRRSRFRDRRRGRDRDGDQRDDRGQRDDRGQREGREPHVAEDEVLVPVAGILDVLDNYAFVRTTGYLSGPNDVYVSMSQVKKYGLRRGDAVTGAVRSAPREGGNDGQRRDKYNPLVRLDTINGMEPDEARRRPEFYKLTPLYPQERLRLETEPHILTTRIIDLVMPIGKGQRALIVSPPKAGKTMVLQALANAITRNNPECHLMVVLVDERPEEVTDMQRTVKGEVIAATFDRPPQDHTTVAELAIERAKRLVELGHDVVVLLDSVTRLGRSYNLAAPASGRIMSGGIDSTALYPPKRFLGAARNIENGGSLTILATALVETGSMMDTVIFEEFKGTGNAELKLDRKIADKRVFPAVDVSASSTRKEEILLGKEELAIIHKLRKVLSSLESGAALDLLMDRLKQTRTNIEFLMQIAKSTPGE; this is encoded by the coding sequence TTGAGCGACACCACCGACGTGACGTCGGGTGTTTCTGACGTCGCTGACGGCGCCGGCACCACCGCGACCGCTACGAAGCGCCGCCGGGGCGGCACCGGGCTGTCCGCGATGCTGCTGCCCGAGTTGCAGAGCCTCGCCGCCTCCCTCGGCATCTCCGGCACCGCCCGGATGCGCAAGGGCGAGCTGATCGCCGCGATCACCGAGCGCCAGAGCGGCGGATCGCCCGCGGCCGAGCCGGCCCCGCGCCCGCGCACCAACAGCGCCGAGGCTGCCGCCGCCCCCGCGCAGCCGGCCCCGGCCCAGGCCGCCCCGGTCGAGGCGCCCAAAACCGCAGCCGCACCCGCTGAGTCGGCTCCGGCCGAGCGCCCGGCCCGGAGCCGCCGTGAGCGTGCTTCCCGGGAGCCCCGGGAAACCGCCCCGCGCGAGCCGGAGGCGGCGGCCGTGGAGGCCGCTCCGGCCCCGGCCGAGGCCCCCGCGCCCGCGGTCGAGACCACCGAGCGTCCCGAGCGCGGCGACCGGCCGGAACGCGGTGAGCGCAGCCGGGACCGGCAGCGTGGCCAGCGTGACGGCCAGCGTGACAACCAGCAGCGCGAGGACCGCGGCAACGACCGTGGTCAGCGTGCCGAGAGCCGTGGTGACCAGGGTCGTGGTGACCAGGGTCGTGGTGACCAGGGTCGTGGTGACCAGGGTCACGACGACGACAGCGACGACGAGGGTGGCCGCCGGAGCCGGCGCAGCCGCTTCCGGGACCGCCGCCGGGGCCGGGACCGTGACGGCGACCAGCGTGACGACCGCGGCCAGCGTGACGACCGCGGCCAGCGGGAGGGCCGGGAGCCGCACGTGGCCGAGGACGAGGTGCTCGTCCCGGTGGCCGGCATCCTGGACGTGCTGGACAACTACGCGTTCGTCCGCACCACCGGCTACCTCTCCGGGCCGAACGACGTCTACGTCTCGATGTCGCAGGTCAAGAAGTACGGTCTGCGCCGCGGTGACGCGGTCACCGGTGCGGTGCGCTCCGCCCCGCGTGAGGGTGGCAACGACGGGCAGCGGCGGGACAAGTACAACCCGCTGGTCCGGCTCGACACCATCAACGGGATGGAGCCGGACGAGGCCCGCCGCCGTCCCGAGTTCTACAAGCTCACCCCGCTCTACCCGCAGGAGCGCCTGCGGCTGGAGACCGAGCCGCACATCCTCACCACCCGCATCATCGACCTGGTGATGCCGATCGGTAAGGGTCAGCGCGCGCTCATCGTCTCCCCGCCGAAGGCCGGTAAGACGATGGTCCTGCAGGCGCTGGCCAACGCGATCACCCGCAACAACCCCGAGTGCCACCTGATGGTCGTGCTCGTGGACGAGCGGCCCGAAGAGGTCACCGACATGCAGCGCACGGTGAAGGGCGAGGTCATCGCGGCCACGTTCGACCGTCCGCCGCAGGACCACACCACGGTCGCCGAGCTCGCCATCGAGCGGGCCAAGCGGCTGGTCGAGCTGGGCCACGACGTGGTCGTGCTGCTCGACTCGGTGACCCGGCTCGGCCGGTCGTACAACCTGGCCGCTCCGGCTTCCGGCCGGATCATGTCGGGTGGTATCGACTCGACCGCGCTCTACCCGCCGAAGCGGTTCCTCGGCGCGGCGCGCAACATCGAGAACGGCGGTTCGCTGACCATTCTCGCCACCGCGCTGGTGGAGACCGGGTCGATGATGGACACGGTCATCTTCGAGGAGTTCAAGGGCACCGGTAACGCCGAGCTCAAGCTGGACCGGAAGATCGCCGACAAGCGGGTCTTCCCGGCCGTGGACGTCTCCGCCTCCAGCACCCGTAAGGAAGAGATCCTGCTGGGCAAGGAGGAGCTGGCGATCATCCACAAGCTCCGCAAGGTGCTCAGTTCGCTGGAGTCCGGCGCGGCTCTGGACCTCCTGATGGACCGGCTCAAGCAGACCCGGACCAACATCGAGTTCCTGATGCAGATCGCCAAGTCGACGCCTGGCGAATAA
- a CDS encoding nitric oxide synthase oxygenase yields MIVPGYRDQPAEPWDPSSPVDPGEAEDFLRRCYTENPRLGPVEPRLAIVRAQIAATGSYVHTTDELAHGAKMAWRNASRCIGRLYWRSLLVLDRRRARTADEIYSLLVQHLQAAGSGQIRPVISVFAPAQPGQQHARIWNEQLIRYAGYRTEAGGTVGDPRMIEFTEAVRGYGWQGKDEAFDVLPLVIETPGDGVRLYELPERAIREVPLSHPDHPWFAELGLRWHAVPAISNMRLTVGGVHYPLAPFNGWYMGSEIGARNLADADRYNLLPVVAARMGLDTSRESTLWRDRALVELNRAVLHSFERAGVKISDHHTESQRFITHLRNEEKAGRRVPADWSWIVPPISGGITPVFHRYYDEFDERPAFYLDDEAADLARHGSRCPYRG; encoded by the coding sequence ATGATCGTGCCCGGTTACCGGGACCAACCGGCGGAACCCTGGGACCCGAGCTCACCCGTGGATCCCGGCGAGGCCGAGGACTTCCTGCGGCGCTGCTACACCGAGAACCCCCGCCTCGGACCGGTCGAGCCGCGACTCGCCATCGTCCGCGCGCAGATCGCCGCGACCGGGAGCTACGTGCACACCACGGACGAGCTGGCCCACGGCGCGAAGATGGCCTGGCGCAACGCCAGCCGGTGCATCGGGCGGCTCTACTGGCGCAGCCTCCTGGTGCTGGACCGCCGGCGCGCCCGTACCGCCGACGAGATCTACTCGCTGCTGGTGCAGCACCTCCAGGCCGCCGGCAGCGGGCAGATTCGCCCGGTGATCAGCGTCTTCGCCCCCGCCCAGCCTGGCCAGCAGCACGCCCGGATCTGGAACGAGCAGCTCATCCGCTACGCCGGGTACCGGACCGAGGCCGGCGGCACGGTCGGCGACCCGCGGATGATCGAGTTCACCGAGGCCGTCCGCGGCTACGGCTGGCAGGGCAAGGACGAGGCGTTCGACGTGCTGCCGCTGGTGATCGAGACGCCCGGCGACGGGGTGCGCCTCTACGAGCTGCCCGAGCGCGCCATCCGGGAGGTGCCGCTCAGCCACCCCGACCATCCGTGGTTCGCCGAGCTGGGGCTGCGCTGGCACGCCGTACCGGCGATCTCCAACATGCGGCTCACGGTCGGCGGCGTGCACTATCCGCTCGCCCCGTTCAACGGCTGGTACATGGGCTCGGAGATCGGCGCCCGGAACCTCGCCGACGCCGACCGCTACAACCTGCTGCCGGTGGTCGCCGCACGGATGGGCCTGGACACCAGCCGGGAGTCCACGCTGTGGCGGGACCGGGCGCTGGTCGAGCTGAACCGGGCCGTCCTGCACAGTTTCGAGCGCGCCGGCGTCAAGATCAGCGACCACCACACCGAGTCGCAGCGCTTCATCACCCACCTGCGCAACGAGGAGAAGGCCGGGCGCCGTGTCCCCGCCGACTGGAGCTGGATCGTCCCGCCCATCTCCGGCGGCATCACCCCGGTCTTCCACCGCTACTACGACGAGTTCGACGAGCGGCCAGCCTTCTACCTGGACGACGAGGCCGCCGACCTGGCCCGCCACGGCTCGCGGTGCCCCTACCGGGGATGA
- a CDS encoding RNA ligase family protein, with translation MKYPRTFHLPGSPGATADDRIQHDLSWLDGELVVTEKMDGGNLTFTRDTMFARSLDSGTHPWDRPAKALWAMTAYRIPDEWRVCGESMWARRSVAYTDLPGVFLVFGIWDETDTLLGWDDTVDWARRLELPVVPVLYRGGSLSEARAAWAAQRTEDDSEGFVVRATGRIPASEFDHKVLKWVRPGHVRTPASWRHRDDFPVNEFA, from the coding sequence GTGAAATACCCGCGGACGTTCCATCTGCCCGGCTCACCGGGAGCGACCGCCGACGACCGGATTCAGCATGATCTGTCCTGGTTGGATGGCGAGCTCGTGGTGACCGAGAAGATGGACGGCGGGAACCTCACCTTCACCCGGGACACCATGTTCGCCCGCTCGCTCGACTCCGGCACCCACCCGTGGGACCGTCCGGCGAAGGCGCTGTGGGCCATGACGGCGTACCGGATACCCGACGAGTGGCGCGTCTGCGGTGAGTCCATGTGGGCCCGCCGCAGCGTCGCCTACACCGATCTGCCCGGTGTCTTCCTGGTCTTCGGGATCTGGGACGAGACGGACACGCTGCTCGGCTGGGACGACACCGTCGATTGGGCCCGTCGCCTGGAGCTGCCCGTCGTCCCGGTCCTCTACCGGGGCGGCAGCCTCTCCGAGGCCCGTGCCGCCTGGGCCGCCCAGCGCACCGAGGACGACTCGGAGGGCTTCGTGGTCCGCGCCACCGGCCGCATCCCAGCGTCCGAATTCGATCACAAGGTCCTGAAGTGGGTCCGTCCCGGCCACGTCCGTACGCCCGCCTCCTGGCGTCACCGCGACGACTTCCCGGTCAACGAGTTCGCCTGA